The sequence TCAAGTTTCTAActtgaaaaataattagaaatcaaataaatctattttcacaaaccagaaagaaaaagaaaaaacaaaatgaaaaacaaaaccatattgtttttcagttttcttgcTCTCCTTCATTAAGATTCTTCAGTGAATGTGAATTGTTTTCCTTTCAGATGGTCTATGATTGCTAGAAATTTACCTGGACGAGCAGACAATGAGATAAAGAACCATTGGCACACACACCTAAAGAAGAATGTAAagcaaaatccaaaaacatGTGAGATGAAGGAGCAAAGTGAAACTTCACAATTATGCAAAGCCAAGGAAAATAGAGAATCAGAAAGTGAAAGTCTTCATGCCAGTGATTCCTCTGACCAAAGCTTAGAGAGCTCTCCATTGTCCAAAGAACTATCTTCCACTAAACTCTTCTCTTTGAGCCGTGATCATTCACCTGTAAATGGCATAAATTGCACTGAAGACAGTCTTGCTTCATTGGAAACATCTGCAAATGCCTTTGGAAACATGCACGGGAGGAAATATACAAAGCAAAGATTCGAAACTGAAAGTCTTCATGCTAGTGCCCACTACCATATCTTAGAAAGCTCTCCATTGTCCCCGGAAGTATCTTCTGCTAAATTCTCCTCCTTAGGCAGTACTGATCATTCACCTAAACCTGGCATAAATTGGATTGAAGAAGACAGTCTTGCTTCATTTGAAACATTTGAAGAAGCCTTTGGAGACTTTTGGACTGAACCATTTGTAGCAGGCTACACGTATATCCCAGATGAGTTTCCAATATCCCAATATATTTCATACTATGACGACGGCATTGGCATAGATGTATTTGACCAAGTGATGCAGGTATTGCCGAAGAATTGATGCAAGTTTCGGCAGTACTagttatttttatcaataacaaTTGTGCTAGAGTGACTGATTGTAAAATATCAAAGTAATAATGCTTGTCCTATTTTCTTTAGTTACAAACAGCTACCTTAATTAATAACAGATACGTGAAAGTGATCATGCAGTCAAGTTTTGCTCTTGCTTCAATATACTGCAGGAAGTAGTTGTTATGCTTCGCATATGCACCTTTTGGGCTAGCTTGTTAAACTCAACTTCCTAATGATCAAAGGAAGTAAGTGTGCTGTTATCTTCTTGATTAGATTCCACTAGTTACTGCAAGTTGAGTGATTCTTGTCCCTCGTTTTTGGATAGGTACGTAATTAGATTATCTGATCCTGAAATATGCATAAACTTCCCGGGGCTATGGAACATGAGAAAGATCAAACACTTTCTTTGATTAATGTTGGATGACACAATGTAATTTCTAGGACATGAAAATGTGATGGTTCATGGATATTTTAAGCAATGAGCAACCAAAAACATTTCAAGGGTTAAACATAGGGCATGTATAATTGAATGTATCATTAGACTGATCGCATGGCATGACAGCATTAACTATTTCAAATGCAAGTACCTCAATTCAGAGAAAAGAAAGGCTTGTCTGTACAGCTATGCAAGCCAAAGTAATTAAAATAGCTACATGACCAATGAGAAATATAATGGAGTCCTCATTAATAAACTCAAAACATACAGTTTAAGCATTTTTCatgcaattgaaaaaaaaaaaaaaaaactgagcaatttgaactttaatttattaagaaaacCTTAAATATTCTAATGCATGTATCTATTAAATAGGTTATAGTGTATGTGAAAGGAATGACTTATACATTTGAATGCTCAATGGGTGATAAACATGTGGTTCAAGCTGTTATATTTGAAGGTAGACTTGCCGAGTTGCCGGTGCATTATAAGAGATGCAGCTCATGGTATATAGACGACATACCAATCCTCATATTTAAAaccaagaacaaaagaaaaaagaaaataaaacaaaaaaaaaaaagaagaaaaaagaaaagactgaAGTATAGAGTCCCAGACCATTAAGTGAATCATGGTAAACGTGATCGTGAACTAAAGATTGGATGTCATAATTCCTCTATCGATCAAGTTCCAGTGTGAAAGGAGCTAAGCACCTTGTTTTGCATTTCAAGTACAATGTAAACATAAAGATGTCCTACTCCTAATTGTTTAACTTTTAATATTTACGTGGAAAAAGTTGGTTTAAGTCTCCCTAGTAAACGTGTAGTGGACTTTGTGTTTTCACCGCAGACGCTAATGTACAGATGGTTTGTTTAATGCTTTCGGTCATTTTACAAGAAGGACAAGTTagctatatttttctttaagtcTTGTGAGTCTGTTAGTCTTAGTTCACTGCTTATGGATCCTTGGGATTGTTTGTATCTGAGAGTCATTATATTGAATTAAGTCAGATTATGTAAATTGAGTTGTGTCTCAGAATTGCTTCAGGGGGATATTGTTTCGTTTTAGATTGGAAAATTTTATGACATTGTTATTTCTTATTTAGCTTGTAATGTGTGTTAATGTCCAAGTCAAAAGGTCCAAGATTTAGCTCAAAgaataccttcatgcaagatttCAACAGTCTTTCGATCGTTGCTTGATTAATTGAAAGTTTGGAGCTAGTGTGAGGTCAGCAAGTTAAAACTTTCAAGCAGTGTCTAGGGTGGAGGGTTAAACTAGATCATAAAACTTCTTTTCCAGTAGTGAATTGCCTAATTGGGGCAGAGGTAACGTTAGAATGTTTTTCCCCCTCTTtggatttgttttacttataaaatattttactataaAACATTTGCAAGTGTTTGACAAGTGCTGTGACCTTAAAAATTGCAAATATaaatcaaccaccaccagcCACCACATATCCAATGCACCAACCATTGCAAAAACATACCCATTGTAATCCCATTCCATTAGCCACCATCATCTACCCAAATACACAAGAGCCACCAGAATTACCACCAACCACCAAATCATTACCAACCTTTCAAAAAACAGCCTTCAAAACCACCACCAAAGATTCAAAAACTTGCCACCAACTACCAAAAAGAACAACCACCAACCACCAAATCATCACCAACCATTCAAAAATCAACCACCAACAACCCAAAAATCCGTATCAGAAAGGCAAAAACACCcataaaaccaaataaaaaacctaaaaagaaaACTCACGAACAAAGAATCTAATATGAAAATCCAACAATCTAGCAAATCTAGCGACAGCGAGATTGAAACAACCACCTGCAAGATCAAAGCAGCCACCAAAAACCCAAGCCGCTGCTTAGCATTCAGATCCCGATGGATTtcatgagagagatgagaggaggGAGGAGAGTGTGGAGTCAGTCAGTGGGTGGCAATGTTGGTGAGTGGCGTCGGTCTGTGGGTGAGAGAAGTATCAGGTTGGGATGTGAGAGAAAATTAAGAGGGAGAGATAGCATGAGAGGTAGAGATAACGTGAGAGTTGTCGAGTGAGAGTTAGAGAGcaattgtaaaatataaaattttaagtataaaatattttacacaaatttgtTTAAGTTGATTTGgttgactgaaaatattttactgcaAAATAGACAtcataaaatgagaaaatatctttctgcaaatattttacattgTAACAAATGGAGTGTAAATCTACATGTTAGTGCTAGATTTTCAGATTTGGTATTCATTGTGGCTGTAATTAAGCAATCTAAACTGTAATAATCTAATTGGCTTAAGTTAATCAACTCTTAAGTAACCCACATAACTAATTAAGGGGCCTAAAGAATTTTTCACATTGTATATGTTTATGCAATATATTATCTTATTgccccaatttttatttttatttattttcttacttttgCTTTACATCATATCATTTTAAATTGTTTGTCATTGATATTATCAAATTGCAATTACCGTGAGTTTATGGGATGTAAAAGTTAGATataaaaaaagtagtaaaaaagtTAGAAGTTTAAAggttaaaaatgtttttaatccAATGACTAAGATAtatttaaaagtaaatttttaacCTTCAATCTCACTCATTAATTCACTATTGctaattatatgaaaataaaataatagtcaCTTATTATGCCATGTATGAGACAAAATTAGCAAAAagatgaccaaaaaaaaaaaaaaaatttacttttactttacattatataattttaaattgtttgtcATTGATATTATCAGACTTGGACGTCATGCATGGTGCAATTAACATTAATGTATGGGatgtaaaatttcttatttttattttaattatataaagcagaaattttatttatttaacttaatctaagtgtatatgtgtgtgaattaactcattcttagagacttgaactctGGCCTTTACTCCCCACTCCCCATATCCCATATCCCATAAgcatttatatttgtggagtgactatcgcGTCAAGAGTACATGGTTGTATGGAATGTAAAGTTAGATATGAGAAAAGTGAAAAAGTAAGAAGTTTAGAGGCTGTTTGGCCAACCAaatttgataactcaattctcagttttcataactcataacttaaaaatggtgggacccatagtaaaaaggttgtttggccaaacgataactctgtttccataactctgttttcatcactcaattctctgatttttgagttatgagttatggaaactgaaaacaaccaaagactgttttcagtttccataactcataactcaatggtattttcgtaaataaacacacatggagggacacacagccgcaacttttgaccaccttttgattttttttttttattttttttatagcttcagtgagtttgggtactgaaaacaaaaaaaaaaaaaaaaaagaaaaaaaagaaaaaaaagctacaCCGACTGACAGGTAtgggcccacaaatagtgtgaaaaatattgagtgatggaaattgggtGATGATACCAAACgggtgtgaaaaattgagtgataagtgatgagtgatgagttatgagtgataaaaattgagtgatgaaaaatggTTGGCCAAACAGGCTcttaaaggttaaaaaaaaacaaaatttaatgcaAAGACTGAGATATATTAAAAAGTGAATTTCTAACTTTTCAATCTCACCCATTAATTCACTATTATTgtttatgtaaaaatattataaaatagtagTCATTTATGCCATGTATGAGACAAACTTGGCAAAAATatgacactttttttaaaaaacttttactttaaattatattattttaaattatttgtcaTATATTATCATATTTGGACATCATGCACTATGCAATTACTGTGAATATATGAGATGTAACAGTAAGATAGGAAATAAAGTGAAAAAGTAAGaagtttaaaattcaaaatattttttaatccaatgactaagatatattaaaaagtcaatttttaaCCTTCAATCTCACTGATTAATTCACTATTGcaatttatgtgaaaataaaataaataaataaactagtaGTAACTTATGCCATGTATGAGACAAACTTGGCAAAAAGATGACACTTGTAAGTGATAGTCCTATCAATGAACCACTCCTCCTTGATTTGTGGGGTAGTTATTGGCCGAAATTAACTACCATCTATTACCTACAAATgaaatattgaagtttataAGCAAAAAATCTCCAACACATCATCCAAAAATTTTCTATCAAGAGTGACCAATCCATGTCTGTAGGGATGGAAATTCCCCTCGCATTACATGCACGTTTGTAGGAATGTCTTTACCACTTGCATGACTAACAAGGAGTAGGAGTAGACAAGTAATTTGTAGGCTTCTTGTACTCCTATTATTAAACTTTGTCAATTTCAGTTTGTTGCTTTGTTCTTGTGTTCTATTGTAATCAAGTGAAGTTGGACTTCTGCTATTATATTATCAAGTGAGttgtatatttaatatttattgctTGATCATTATGCACTTGATTTGATTTAATTCTCTCCCTCTCATCGGTAATTTGTGTATGTTTAAGTCCTATTAAGTTAGGAAATTATCGAACTCAACACTCTTTCAGAGAAGTCTTATCTTACATTGTGCAAAATCATTGCAAGCGGCCTAAAAATTGGTTTGTACTCCAAACAATTGCATGATGCAATAGTTCACTAGATTAGGATCCGATATTATCATAACATGTTTgtcattgatatatatatatatatatattttttttttttgggaagaaaaaaaaaatggttaggAGGGGACAGTCAGTATTGCTTTACAACCCGAGAGTAACCATAGTACTATAGTAACCCTTAACATCTCCTGAGTTATGACCTCATTTTGATGAAGTATAAGACATGTTGCTAGTGGGTTTGGGTCTATAGTGAATCAAACCTAAGACGCTCTCATAGCAGAGTCTAGTTGGCCTTAACCACTACCCTTGATATTATCGTCATCTATTTAGTGCTTTTTTAGAAATATTGATAGGACATATTGttggagaaaatgggctttttccccattttttttttttttaaatccaacaTTTTGCCctatttcccaaactaattagggaaatgcccttgttttgaaacttgatttttggacaattgagttataaaaaattgaaaattaaaaaaaaaaaaaatttctaaagccctatagtggcgttttaaggggCCCTatactcgagctccatgaactcgagtttcatgcaagtttgtttgtttgtttgtttgtttgtttgttttttttttttttttttttttttttttttttttttttttttttttaaggtttgaTCACCCCatacctatagtggcattttaaggaGCTGTATAGTGacgttgaaactcaattttgagaaaatcgagtttcaaatccctaattagtttgggaaaagGGGCAAAATGTTGGATTTTTTGTGCGAAAGGAGCAAAGGCCAATTTTCTCCCATATTGTTAGTTGATTTGTAATTTGGTACATTTATATACAACAAATTTCGTTTAAAAAAATTACGTGGTAAACtaatgaaatatttatttaaaaaatatatataattagcacaaattttaccatataaaatttacaaattgatatgtcaATGAATAAGattagtttttataaaaaaaaaaaaaaattaatgtgattGGTGTCACttcaacaagataataaatgagtCTTTGTATTACTCTTTATAATTTATGACACCTTAACTTATAAGGCctacataataaaattaatttataatatttcaaGCATCACCCATATTTATATTACAATAACATTTTGGATTCAATCATCAACTAGATAATAATGAGTCCTTGCGATATGCTTGGTTGTGCCTttctttttcaagaaaaattaacaattagATTCAATCAGTTATAAAAGAGTCTTTGTATTAGATTcaacaagataaaaattctagtAAGGAAGTACGTTCTTCATATTCCTCTTCAAGATTCAATCagtcattctttttattttttattttatttttttttaattgtttctttcTATGAGCATACCAACcacttatttttcaaaatatttacaacTATCACACCAAGTATGTGCGGAACAAAACTAGTTGGATCCTTTATATCTTTAAGAAAAAGACAAATTTGTAATTATTAGCAATGTATAATCCTGGCCtaagaaaagagaaatttgtAATTATCAACCAATTGATAACATTTGTTTATAACTATGCAGGATTACTTCTCATATGACTAAGggaaattaaattcaaacaaaagttgttgggttatagattgacccTAGTAAATTAATCTAATTATCTAATTTGATTAATGAATCAAATTTCATACAAATTAGATTAAGGCATGATCAAATAATCAAACTAAATATAGTGCAGCAGAAAATTAAGTTTCACACAATGATTTGACCATGATGGAGAAAACCCTCATAGACAAAACTCTACTGGGTGAATTTTAGGTCCACTTCTAAAGAATTCATTAGTCAAGAATAAGCGATTACAAGTACAAGAAATCTTACCCTATAGACCTATCTCAAAGTACATACCTACAGTAGAACCTATTTAGCTATACCAATTTTTACTTCAatctccaattggacttatgaTCTTGTAAAATACTTCTAATTTGCACGAATCTTCCTATTTGTGACTAATTCCACAATAACCTTTATTATTGTTGTAGTTTTGCAGAATTCTTCAAACCATGCT is a genomic window of Quercus lobata isolate SW786 chromosome 2, ValleyOak3.0 Primary Assembly, whole genome shotgun sequence containing:
- the LOC115966419 gene encoding transcription factor MYB15-like codes for the protein MVRGPFYDKNGLKKGAWTPEEDYKLKSFVQRYGHSNWCKLPKLAGLSRCGKSCRLRWENYLQPGVKRGNFTKEEEDLIIKFHEEAGNKWSMIARNLPGRADNEIKNHWHTHLKKNVKQNPKTCEMKEQSETSQLCKAKENRESESESLHASDYASAHYHILESSPLSPEVSSAKFSSLGSTDHSPKPGINWIEEDSLASFETFEEAFGDFWTEPFVAGYTYIPDEFPISQYISYYDDGIGIDVFDQVMQLQTATLINNRYVKVIMQSSFALASIYCRK